A genomic window from Brachyspira sp. SAP_772 includes:
- a CDS encoding heavy metal translocating P-type ATPase — translation MKMTLKIGGMHCAACSRAVERALKKTEGIEEANVNIATEKAVFNYDEKKLKYDDIVNVVVKAGYQVLGKEEDPALVKAREIKEQKIRLIVSAIFSIPLFYISMAPMVSLVKFPIPSFLVHHLNPQVFSIVAIFLCVPVMISGYKFYTLGFPALFRGSPNMDSLVAIGTTAAFTYSIYSTVLAFIGLNPHGDNFYYESAAVIITLVQFGKYLEARSKGKTGEAIKKLMGLQPKTATIIKDGEEKEIKIADVKVDDIVLVRPGEKIPVDGEIIEGYSSVDESMLTGESIPVEKSVGDKVVGASINKTGSFKFRAQKVGADTALAQIIKLVEDAQGSKAPIAHIADVVSSYFVPAVITIALISGIVWFIALHNFVFSLTVFVSVLVIACPCALGLATPTAIMVGTGKGAELGILFKNAEALEVSGKINAVMFDKTGTLTEGKPYVTDIISDDKDKLLLIAASAENGSEHPLGEAIVREAKEKNIKLLNIENFKAIAGFGIEVFIDNKKVLMGNDKLMNKENINTENYNSHMDKLSKEGKTPMYVAYDNKLLGIIACADKLKKESIEAINRLHKLGIKTAMITGDNKNTANSVAKEAGIDIVFAEVLPEEKSNEVKKLQEQGFTVAMVGDGINDAPALTQANVGIAIGSGTDVAIESADIVLVKSNTNDVVTAIELSKATMRDIKQNLFWAFCYNVIGIPIAAGVLHVFREPLIASSIGGFLTAIMGKDLLLNPIFAALAMSLSSVSVVTNALRLNFFKPSK, via the coding sequence ATGAAAATGACTTTAAAAATAGGAGGCATGCACTGTGCTGCATGTTCAAGAGCCGTGGAGAGAGCTCTAAAAAAAACAGAAGGCATTGAAGAAGCTAATGTTAATATAGCTACAGAAAAAGCTGTATTTAACTATGATGAAAAAAAGCTTAAATATGATGATATAGTTAATGTTGTAGTAAAGGCTGGGTATCAAGTTTTAGGGAAAGAGGAAGACCCTGCTTTAGTAAAAGCAAGAGAGATAAAAGAGCAGAAAATAAGACTTATAGTGTCAGCAATATTTTCTATACCTCTTTTTTATATATCAATGGCACCTATGGTAAGCTTAGTAAAATTTCCAATACCTAGCTTTTTGGTGCATCATCTTAATCCTCAAGTTTTCTCTATAGTGGCAATATTTTTATGCGTACCTGTTATGATATCAGGCTATAAGTTTTACACTTTAGGTTTCCCAGCACTTTTTAGAGGAAGCCCTAATATGGATTCACTTGTAGCAATAGGAACAACTGCGGCATTTACTTATAGTATTTATTCTACTGTATTAGCATTTATTGGACTTAATCCTCATGGAGACAATTTTTACTATGAGTCAGCTGCTGTTATAATCACATTGGTACAGTTTGGTAAATATTTAGAAGCTAGAAGCAAAGGAAAGACAGGAGAGGCTATTAAAAAACTTATGGGGCTTCAGCCAAAAACTGCTACCATAATAAAAGATGGCGAAGAAAAAGAAATAAAAATTGCAGATGTAAAAGTTGATGATATAGTATTAGTTCGCCCGGGAGAGAAGATTCCTGTTGATGGTGAAATAATTGAGGGTTATAGCAGTGTTGATGAATCAATGCTTACAGGGGAGAGTATACCTGTTGAAAAGAGTGTGGGAGACAAAGTAGTTGGTGCTTCTATAAATAAAACAGGAAGTTTCAAATTTAGAGCTCAAAAGGTTGGGGCTGATACTGCATTGGCTCAAATCATAAAACTTGTAGAAGATGCACAGGGTTCAAAAGCTCCAATAGCACATATTGCTGATGTTGTGTCATCATATTTTGTACCTGCTGTAATAACTATAGCTTTAATATCTGGAATAGTTTGGTTTATAGCTCTTCACAATTTTGTATTTTCTTTAACTGTATTTGTATCTGTGCTTGTTATAGCATGTCCTTGTGCTTTGGGGCTTGCTACTCCTACTGCAATAATGGTTGGTACAGGAAAAGGTGCTGAGCTTGGAATACTTTTTAAAAATGCTGAAGCTTTAGAAGTTTCTGGGAAAATAAATGCTGTAATGTTTGACAAAACAGGTACTCTTACAGAGGGAAAACCTTATGTTACAGATATTATTTCTGATGATAAAGATAAACTTCTTTTAATAGCGGCGAGTGCTGAAAATGGAAGCGAACATCCATTGGGTGAGGCAATAGTGAGAGAGGCTAAAGAAAAAAATATAAAACTACTTAATATAGAAAATTTCAAAGCAATAGCTGGTTTCGGTATAGAAGTATTTATTGATAATAAAAAAGTTTTAATGGGTAATGACAAACTCATGAACAAAGAAAATATCAATACAGAAAATTATAATTCTCATATGGATAAGCTTTCAAAAGAAGGTAAGACTCCTATGTATGTTGCCTATGATAATAAACTTTTAGGAATAATTGCTTGTGCTGATAAACTAAAAAAAGAAAGCATCGAGGCAATAAACAGACTTCATAAACTTGGAATAAAAACTGCAATGATTACAGGCGACAACAAAAACACAGCTAACTCAGTTGCAAAAGAAGCTGGTATTGATATTGTATTTGCAGAAGTGCTTCCAGAAGAGAAATCTAATGAAGTGAAAAAACTTCAAGAACAAGGTTTTACTGTTGCTATGGTAGGCGATGGTATAAATGATGCTCCTGCTTTAACTCAGGCAAATGTTGGAATTGCTATTGGAAGCGGCACTGATGTTGCAATTGAGAGTGCTGATATAGTATTAGTAAAATCAAACACTAATGATGTTGTAACAGCTATAGAATTAAGCAAGGCTACTATGAGAGACATAAAACAGAACCTATTTTGGGCTTTTTGCTACAATGTAATAGGTATACCAATTGCAGCAGGAGTTTTGCATGTATTTAGAGAGCCTTTAATAGCTTCTTCTATAGGAGGATTTTTAACTGCTATTATGGGTAAAGATTTACTTTTGAATCCTATATTTGCTGCTCTTGCTATGAGTTTAAGTTCTGTTTCTGTTGTTACTAATGCTTTGAGACTAAACTTTTTTAAACCTAGCAAATAA